From the genome of Nitrospirae bacterium CG2_30_53_67:
GCTGGACTGAAAAGTCCTGAGCCAGCCCGGCGAGGATGGCGGCGCCGGTGGGAGTGGTCAGCTCCATGGAAATTCCGCCGGCATAGGTGGGTTTCCCTTTCAGAAGAGAGAGGGTTGCCGGGGCCGGGACCGGGAGAATACCATGCTCGGTCTTCACGGTTCCGCTTCCTACATTGACAGGAGAGGCGGTGACACGGCGGATTCCCAGGCTTTCCATGCCGATAGCGGTACCTACAATATCAATGAGCGCGTCCACGGCACCGACCTCGTGGAAATGGACCGAAGAGATGTCCACGTTATGAACCTCGGATTCGGCCTTTCCTAACAACTGAAAGATCCGGTTGCTTTTTTCCTTCACCTCATGAGAAAGACTGCTTCCATTAATGAGGGAAAGGATCTCATGAAGGTTCCGGGCCGGCTGTGCCTTGTCTATGATCACATCGACTCGGTTCCCGGAGATGGAGCCGCGTTTTGAAGATTGAATCTCGATCCGGTACCCGGAAAGATTCAGCTTTTTCAATTCGGAGAAGAGGACCTCTTCTTTTAAGCCTGCATGGAGAAGGGCCCCGAGGGTCATGTCTCCGCTGATTCCCGAAAAACAATCCAGGTAGGCAATGCTCAAGAGAGATTCTCCTTACATTTGCGGGACAGTTTGAATCTAACATAGACCCCGGTGTTTCTCAAGGGAAAAGAAAAATCTCCGGGTGTTCCAGGCTCTTTGCCGACCGGCATAAGGCGCTCAGAGAGTGGTCTCTATTTTTTGCGATGGGATCAATAAAATCTTGACTTCAG
Proteins encoded in this window:
- a CDS encoding TIGR00299 family protein, producing the protein MSIAYLDCFSGISGDMTLGALLHAGLKEEVLFSELKKLNLSGYRIEIQSSKRGSISGNRVDVIIDKAQPARNLHEILSLINGSSLSHEVKEKSNRIFQLLGKAESEVHNVDISSVHFHEVGAVDALIDIVGTAIGMESLGIRRVTASPVNVGSGTVKTEHGILPVPAPATLSLLKGKPTYAGGISMELTTPTGAAILAGLAQDFSVQPLMKIERIGYGLGKADLPGWPNCLRILIGEEDIPARRQDRCWMIESNIDDMNPEIYGFVMDRLFAEGALDVFFTPIIMKKGRPATRISVLSPEGMEHALVNIIFQETTAIGVRRYSVEREKLERKMIRVATPYGEVPVKIAYLGMEAVNLSPEYEVCRRLASEQKVPLKQVYNEAMSAAKGKHG